A genomic window from Pecten maximus chromosome 2, xPecMax1.1, whole genome shotgun sequence includes:
- the LOC117321669 gene encoding uncharacterized protein LOC117321669: protein MGIFMKNGNNQMGSQQSKLSKIAALNNSKLSESIIDMLILRGDGNRCQAVCRGNPITNAGKQKQMVKMLAIVMIPIVALLGITANFFVGTLNTYSKLLSIRQDLFLGRELGTFLRYFQRERDMSTLYASRIGPETKSRLLNRYIDTDSALNNLSSWPVSVNNKRPEFQTVDEFTAYLARHRYELDINELTTRGEIVFYSDCIDVFIKWLYEAISEASSETIWKSLVAYQEIIVTSENIGRERGYGVTFYALGYFRNREEYLMFLESQDIANVTYRFARQLSEIAFNIYDNSLNDHPIIFENIKSMRYEIRSNYSSAVGGSLELADSWDGNMTFYQDVIRDVQRSIAVELDVIMEDNAARSVRNITVFSFMFGAFLLICPLVVFGVYSLTSQIQKYSISIATRTRALKQEKMCTDTLLYQMLPKSVAERLKRSEEVVAETFQHATLFFGDIVGFTQISSNSSPLQVVNMLNKLFSCFDKRIEEHDVYKVETIGDAYMVVSGVPKPNGQKHAGEIATMALDILVRVSCMKIPHIPGKTFQLRIGCHSGSVVSGVVGTKMPRYCLFGESVNVAAKMESLGRPGMIHISETTFDILNSLGGYVMEMRTDDGAKDDTVLNTAFRGVVRTYWLTHKDGFSSDDIYMSSRDNTPESDDAHQKLYEVARNNEDRQK, encoded by the exons atGGGCATTTTCATGAAAAACGGTAACAACCAAATGGGGAGCCAGCAGTCTAAGCTATCAAAGATAGCTGCCCTGAACAACTCGAAATTGAGTGAGAGTATCATTGATATGCTGATTCTTAGAGGAGATGGAAATCGGTGTCAGGCTGTCTGTAGAG GAAACCCAATAACAAATGCCGGCAAACAAAAGCAAATGGTGAAGATGTTGGCAATAGTTATGATTCCAATAGTAGCTCTTCTTGGCATAACTGCTAATTTCTTCGTCGGGACGTTGAATACATATTCAAAACTGCTTTCAATTCGCCAAGATTTGTTCCTGGGACGCGAGCTTGGTACGTTTCTGCGGTACTTTCAGCGGGAACGTGATATGAGTACTCTTTACGCCAGCAGAATTGGCCCGGAAACTAAAAGTCGTCTTCTTAACCGTTACATCGACACAGACAGCGCACTGAATAATTTGTCATCATGGCCTGTCAGTGTGAATAATAAACGCCCCGAATTTCAGACTGTGGATGAGTTCACGGCTTATCTGGCCAGGCACCGATACGAACTAGACATCAACGAACTCACAACTAGAGGTGAAATTGTTTTTTATTCGGACTGCATTGATGTTTTCATTAAGTGGCTATATGAGGCAATATCGGAGGCGAGTTCCGAAACAATATGGAAAAGTCTGGTGGCATACCAAGAGATCATTGTAACCAGCGAAAACATCGGCAGGGAGAGAGGGTATGGGGTAACATTTTACGCATTGGGATATTTTCGTAATCGGGAGGAATACCTCATGTTCCTGGAAAGCCAAGACATTGCTAATGTCACTTATCGATTTGCCAGGCAACTTTCAGAAATCGCTTTCAACATTTACGATAACAGTTTGAACGATCATCCAATTATATTCGAAAATATCAAGAGTATGCGTTATGAAATTCGTTCTAACTACTCGTCAGCTGTTGGCGGATCACTGGAGCTTGCCGATAGTTGGGATGGCAATATGACTTTCTACCAGGATGTTATCCGAGACGTCCAGCGGTCCATTGCTGTAGAACTCGACGTTATTATGGAGGATAATGCAGCGAGAAGTGTCCGCAATATCACtgtattttcatttatgttCGGGGcatttttgttgatatgtccTCTGGTGGTATTTGGAGTTTACTCGCTGACGTCACAAATCCAAAAGTACTCTATTTCAATCGCTACGAG AACACGTGCGTTGAAGCAGGAAAAAATGTGCACAGACACACTTCTTTATCAAATGTTGCCGAAATCGGTTGCCGAAAGACTCAAGCGTAGTGAGGAGGTGGTCGCAGAGACATTCCAACACGCCACACTCTTCTTTGGCGATATTGTGGGGTTCACACAAATCTCCTCTAACAGTTCTCCACTCCAGGTCGTCAACATGCTTAACAAGCTTTTCTCGTGCTTCGATAAACGCATAGAAGAGCATGATGTGTACAAGGTGGAAACAATTGGGGATGCTTACATGGTTGTATCAG GTGTGCCAAAACCAAATGGGCAAAAACACGCAGGCGAGATCGCCACAATGGCCCTCGATATCTTGGTACGTGTTAGCTGCATGAAAATCCCACACATTCCGGGAAAGACGTTCCAGCTCCGGATAGGATGTCACTCAG GTTCCGTTGTGTCAGGCGTGGTGGGAACAAAGATGCCGAGGTACTGCTTGTTTGGGGAAAGTGTCAATGTGGCCGCTAAAATGGAGTCGCTAGGGCGCC CGGGTATGATACACATCAGCGAGACTACGTTTGACATACTCAATTCACTGGGAGGTTACGTGATGGAGATGCGAACCGACGACGGGGCCAAG GACGATACCGTGCTGAATACAGCCTTTAGAGGTGTCGTTAGAACCTACTGGTTGACACATAAGGATGGCTTCTCCTCAGACGATATTTACATGTCGTCTAGAGACAATACCCCGGAGTCAGACGATGCTCACCAGAAACTCTACGAGGTCGCAAGGAACAACGAAGATCGGCAGAAGTAA